In one Sphingomonas sp. AP4-R1 genomic region, the following are encoded:
- a CDS encoding PhzF family phenazine biosynthesis protein, whose translation MRCKFRLVDVFGSGPWSGNPLAVITAAADLSTEEMQRITRWLNLSETAFLLPPIAAEADYRVRIFTLAHELPFAGHPTLGSCHAWLEAGGQPRAADAVVQECGAGLVRIARAGDRLAFAAPPLRRSGTPTTEDLDAACAQMGIARDAVVDANWVDNGPGWIALLLGSAEEVLAVEPVRHSDKPVAIGLVGPHAPGRDAAFEVRALFSDAQGGLIEDPATGSLNASLAQWLFTSGRASGAYIAAQGTRLGRSARIHASRDADGQVWIGGNTVTMASGAIAI comes from the coding sequence ATGCGCTGTAAGTTCCGGCTGGTCGACGTCTTCGGCAGTGGGCCGTGGAGCGGCAATCCGCTCGCGGTGATCACCGCCGCCGCCGACCTCTCGACCGAGGAGATGCAGCGCATCACCCGCTGGCTGAATCTCTCCGAGACGGCCTTCCTGCTCCCGCCGATCGCGGCGGAGGCCGACTATCGCGTGCGGATCTTCACGCTCGCGCATGAACTGCCCTTCGCCGGCCATCCTACGCTGGGCAGTTGCCATGCGTGGCTGGAGGCCGGCGGACAGCCGCGAGCGGCGGATGCCGTGGTGCAGGAGTGCGGCGCGGGGCTGGTGCGGATCGCGCGCGCGGGCGACAGGCTCGCTTTCGCGGCACCGCCGCTCCGCCGGAGCGGGACGCCCACGACGGAGGACCTGGACGCCGCCTGCGCGCAGATGGGGATCGCGCGCGATGCGGTGGTCGATGCCAACTGGGTCGATAACGGACCCGGCTGGATCGCCCTCCTGCTCGGCTCGGCGGAGGAGGTGCTGGCGGTGGAGCCGGTGCGCCACAGCGACAAACCCGTCGCGATCGGGCTCGTGGGCCCGCACGCGCCCGGCCGGGATGCGGCGTTCGAGGTGCGCGCCCTCTTCAGCGATGCGCAGGGCGGGCTGATCGAGGATCCCGCGACGGGGAGCCTCAACGCCTCCCTCGCCCAATGGCTGTTCACCAGCGGCCGGGCATCGGGCGCTTACATCGCGGCACAAGGCACCCGCCTCGGCCGCAGCGCGCGCATCCATGCCTCGCGGGATGCGGACGGACAGGTCTGGATCGGCGGCAACACCGTCACGATGGCCAGCGGCGCCATCGCGATCTGA
- a CDS encoding tetratricopeptide repeat protein yields MMTLDELNAMDPDALRQAVSGSPERLVAVLRVAAEAGSVEAQLMLGEAALDGKGMAADPREALEWFHKAAQGGDAMAMNMIGRCCEHGKGVAIDKAAAALWYKAAADRGLDWGLYNLASLMALGNGVPEDRAGALDLFRKAAAMGHAKSINIIGNYYEDGWVVDRDMGLAADHYVRSAEAGDFRGMFNHARMLLDRGDIAGAVLWLDRIPETATPAFMAKARDWLRTNQPGLSCALVRNSFV; encoded by the coding sequence ATGATGACGCTCGACGAACTCAACGCGATGGATCCGGACGCGCTGCGCCAGGCCGTGTCCGGTTCGCCCGAACGACTGGTGGCGGTGCTGCGCGTGGCCGCAGAGGCCGGATCGGTCGAGGCGCAACTGATGCTGGGCGAGGCCGCGCTGGACGGCAAGGGCATGGCCGCCGATCCGCGCGAGGCGCTGGAGTGGTTCCACAAGGCCGCGCAAGGCGGCGATGCCATGGCCATGAACATGATCGGCCGCTGCTGCGAGCATGGCAAGGGCGTCGCGATCGACAAGGCGGCGGCCGCGCTCTGGTACAAGGCGGCCGCCGATCGCGGGCTGGACTGGGGCCTGTACAATCTCGCCAGCCTGATGGCGCTGGGCAATGGCGTGCCGGAGGATCGTGCCGGAGCGCTCGATCTGTTCCGCAAGGCGGCGGCGATGGGCCACGCCAAATCGATCAACATCATCGGCAATTATTACGAGGACGGCTGGGTGGTCGATCGCGACATGGGCCTGGCCGCCGATCACTATGTCCGCTCGGCCGAGGCCGGCGATTTCCGCGGCATGTTCAACCATGCCCGCATGCTGCTCGATCGGGGCGATATCGCAGGCGCGGTCCTGTGGCTCGACCGCATCCCCGAAACCGCCACCCCCGCCTTCATGGCCAAGGCGCGCGACTGGCTGCGCACAAACCAGCCCGGCCTTTCCTGCGCGCTCGTGCGGAATAGCTTCGTCTGA
- a CDS encoding DUF1244 domain-containing protein has translation MRIEDISDEVAATAFRRLVRHLRQRTDVQNVDLMGTGGFCRNCLADWITEASGGAVAKDDAREAVYGMPQAEWKARHQTEATPEQLARMEESVARNRLDEALDEALDESFPASDPPSYSEPGGRR, from the coding sequence ATGCGGATCGAAGATATTTCCGATGAGGTCGCCGCCACCGCCTTTCGCAGGCTGGTGCGCCACCTTCGCCAGCGGACCGACGTTCAGAATGTCGATCTGATGGGAACGGGCGGCTTCTGCCGCAATTGCCTGGCCGACTGGATCACCGAGGCGAGCGGCGGTGCCGTGGCCAAGGACGATGCACGCGAGGCGGTTTACGGCATGCCGCAGGCCGAGTGGAAGGCGCGGCATCAGACCGAGGCGACCCCGGAGCAACTCGCACGCATGGAAGAAAGCGTCGCGCGCAACCGGCTGGACGAGGCTCTGGACGAAGCGCTCGACGAAAGTTTCCCCGCCAGCGATCCGCCGTCCTATAGCGAACCGGGCGGCCGCCGCTGA
- a CDS encoding sensor histidine kinase — translation MPGNLTEAIVLRVLPRRRLPIIASYAGVAVIVAAAALIRYLLGAALVGYPVLLFVPAVFVCALLFDRGAGYVATIASALIAWNFFMVPGRSILGGGVPWLPVLIFLIIGITMSAVTEALRRTVRRLDQAERAKSLLLEELAHRTKNDLAIIGAAIVLQRNAASENAVKEALDQAHARVMLVASAQDRLRGNFADGVRLELAGYVEQLCAGLGELLRGVRLIEVEVECATMMVASSTAITVGLIVNELVTNSLKYAFPGGAAGTVRVSITAEAGQRLVIDVEDDGIGCPPDSSPGLGSRLVRMLAQQKGGSLTREDLAPGCRARVDLYEATTG, via the coding sequence ATGCCGGGAAACCTGACCGAAGCGATCGTGCTTCGCGTGCTTCCCCGTCGCCGCCTGCCGATCATTGCCAGTTATGCGGGCGTGGCCGTGATCGTCGCCGCGGCAGCCCTCATCCGCTATCTGCTGGGCGCAGCGCTCGTCGGCTATCCGGTGCTGCTGTTCGTGCCGGCGGTGTTCGTCTGCGCGCTGCTGTTCGATCGCGGCGCGGGCTATGTCGCCACGATCGCCAGCGCGCTGATCGCCTGGAATTTCTTCATGGTGCCGGGCCGCTCGATCCTCGGCGGCGGGGTGCCATGGCTCCCCGTGCTGATCTTCCTGATCATCGGCATCACCATGTCCGCCGTGACGGAGGCGCTGCGCCGCACCGTGCGCCGCCTCGATCAGGCCGAACGCGCCAAGAGCCTGCTGCTTGAGGAACTGGCGCATCGCACGAAGAACGATCTGGCGATCATCGGCGCGGCGATCGTGCTGCAGCGGAACGCCGCCTCCGAAAATGCCGTGAAGGAGGCGCTGGATCAGGCGCATGCGCGCGTGATGCTGGTGGCGTCGGCGCAGGATCGGCTGCGGGGCAATTTCGCCGACGGCGTGCGGCTGGAGCTGGCCGGCTATGTCGAACAGCTGTGCGCGGGCCTGGGCGAGTTGCTGCGCGGCGTGCGGCTGATCGAGGTGGAGGTGGAGTGCGCGACGATGATGGTCGCCAGTTCCACCGCGATCACCGTCGGCCTGATCGTCAACGAACTCGTCACCAATTCCCTCAAATATGCCTTTCCCGGCGGGGCGGCCGGCACGGTACGCGTCTCGATCACGGCGGAGGCCGGCCAGCGACTCGTCATCGATGTCGAGGATGACGGGATCGGTTGTCCGCCCGATTCCTCCCCCGGCCTCGGATCGCGGCTCGTCCGCATGCTCGCCCAGCAGAAAGGCGGCTCGCTCACGCGTGAGGATCTGGCCCCCGGCTGCCGTGCGCGCGTGGATCTTTACGAGGCGACCACCGGCTGA
- a CDS encoding UrcA family protein, giving the protein MTHRTLIATSLLTLLAAPAATQTPVTGADRVAIRLDHIDRHPATPAAARRTLSRIDRAVTEACGASGFSLREVKQATRDSACWRETMADAVSQVDSPLLHQVYAERAAGDAKHAL; this is encoded by the coding sequence ATGACTCACCGGACGCTGATCGCCACCTCGCTGCTGACGCTGCTCGCCGCCCCCGCCGCGACCCAGACGCCCGTCACGGGCGCGGATCGCGTGGCGATCCGGCTCGATCATATCGACCGTCACCCCGCCACCCCCGCCGCCGCGCGGCGGACGCTCTCGCGCATCGATCGCGCGGTGACGGAGGCGTGCGGCGCATCGGGCTTCAGCCTGCGCGAAGTGAAGCAGGCGACCCGCGATTCCGCCTGCTGGCGCGAGACGATGGCCGATGCCGTGTCGCAGGTGGACAGCCCGCTGCTGCATCAGGTCTATGCCGAAAGAGCGGCGGGGGATGCGAAGCATGCGCTGTAA
- a CDS encoding sensor histidine kinase — protein sequence MTGTGFRQALVLTFAIWFLFVYGSYCVSELIAGRTGFIDDLPLDLLAILLIALVAQTLYPLALATAGWPVVRRSAVLAACVLVVAFVQSLINLVENRMLGVIPALDLAYVDLMRTRFASNFLNHVYLSMANAALLVFVVEARRSSEQRLDLARAEAAMAEARTVALRLQLNPHFVFNTLNSISSLIVTRRYDDAEEMIERLAEFLRQSLEADPSGLVPLEEEFATAETYLDIEAVRFGDRMAVDLHCPAPLARIAVPNYILQPLVENAVKYGVARSIRPVMVRVIAEAVEDRLCICVCDDARADPLAATPPGFGIGAENIGQRLAARYGDAASLTTERGPDGYVATVSLPLPPVAAPSRPRAARS from the coding sequence ATGACAGGGACGGGTTTCCGGCAGGCGCTGGTGCTGACCTTCGCCATCTGGTTCCTGTTCGTCTACGGCAGCTATTGCGTGTCGGAGCTGATCGCCGGCCGCACCGGCTTCATCGACGATCTTCCCCTCGACCTGCTCGCCATCCTGCTGATCGCGCTCGTCGCGCAGACGCTCTATCCGCTGGCGCTGGCCACGGCGGGCTGGCCGGTCGTGCGGCGCTCGGCCGTTCTGGCCGCCTGCGTGCTGGTGGTCGCCTTCGTCCAGTCGCTGATCAACCTCGTCGAGAACCGGATGCTGGGCGTGATCCCCGCGCTCGATCTCGCTTATGTCGATCTGATGCGGACGCGCTTCGCCTCCAATTTCCTCAACCACGTCTATCTCAGCATGGCGAATGCGGCACTGCTGGTGTTCGTGGTGGAGGCGCGCCGCTCGTCCGAACAGAGGCTCGATCTCGCCCGTGCGGAGGCGGCGATGGCGGAGGCGAGGACGGTGGCGCTGCGCCTCCAGCTCAATCCCCATTTCGTGTTCAACACGCTCAATTCCATCTCGAGCCTGATCGTCACGCGCCGCTATGACGATGCGGAGGAGATGATCGAGCGGCTCGCCGAATTCCTGCGCCAGTCGCTGGAAGCCGATCCCAGCGGCCTCGTTCCGCTGGAAGAGGAATTCGCCACCGCCGAAACCTACCTGGATATCGAGGCGGTGCGCTTCGGCGATCGCATGGCCGTCGATCTGCATTGCCCGGCCCCGCTCGCGCGCATCGCCGTGCCCAATTACATCCTTCAGCCGCTGGTGGAGAATGCGGTCAAATATGGCGTGGCGCGATCGATCCGGCCGGTCATGGTGCGCGTGATCGCGGAGGCGGTGGAGGATCGGCTGTGCATATGCGTGTGCGACGATGCGCGCGCGGATCCGCTGGCCGCCACCCCGCCCGGTTTCGGCATCGGCGCGGAGAATATCGGCCAGCGCCTTGCCGCGCGCTATGGCGATGCCGCCTCGCTCACCACGGAGCGCGGTCCGGACGGCTATGTCGCCACGGTCAGCCTGCCGCTCCCCCCGGTGGCGGCACCATCACGACCGAGAGCAGCACGAAGCTGA
- a CDS encoding glycerophosphodiester phosphodiesterase, with amino-acid sequence MITLALLLAATPAPTLTHERPVVIAHRGASGERPEHTLEAYRVAISEGADFIEPDLVMTKDGHMVARHENEISGTTDVASHLEFAARKTTKTIDGHPITGWFTEDFTLAEIKTLRARARMPQLRPANAAAYDGKFEIPTLDEILAFVAAQDKATGRRVGIYPEIKHGTYFQSLHLAMERPLIAALAKAGYTKRTDPIIIQSFEVNNLKALHGMTKLKLVQLVASAEGPPDVPGLTYAQMVTPAGLKTIATYAQAVGAEKPLIVPRDAEGRSLPPTTLIADAHAAGLIVHAWTFRSENYFLPLELRKGASPADHGDAAAEYKMFYDLGVDGLFSEFPAEAVAALPR; translated from the coding sequence GTGATCACCCTCGCCCTGCTGCTGGCCGCGACCCCGGCCCCGACCCTGACGCATGAGCGCCCGGTGGTGATCGCGCACCGCGGCGCATCAGGCGAGCGGCCCGAGCATACGTTGGAGGCCTATCGCGTCGCCATTTCCGAGGGCGCCGACTTTATCGAACCCGATCTGGTGATGACGAAGGACGGCCATATGGTCGCCCGCCACGAAAATGAGATTTCGGGCACCACCGACGTCGCCTCGCACCTCGAATTCGCCGCGCGCAAGACGACCAAGACGATCGACGGCCACCCGATCACTGGCTGGTTCACCGAGGATTTCACGCTGGCCGAGATCAAGACGCTGCGCGCGCGCGCGCGGATGCCGCAGCTGCGCCCGGCCAATGCCGCCGCCTATGACGGCAAGTTCGAAATCCCCACGCTGGACGAGATCCTCGCCTTCGTGGCCGCGCAGGACAAGGCGACGGGCCGCCGCGTCGGCATCTATCCCGAGATCAAGCACGGCACCTATTTCCAGTCGCTGCACCTGGCGATGGAGCGCCCGCTGATCGCCGCGCTCGCCAAGGCGGGCTACACCAAGCGCACCGATCCGATCATCATCCAGTCCTTCGAGGTGAACAATCTGAAGGCGCTGCATGGGATGACGAAGCTGAAGCTCGTCCAGCTCGTCGCCAGCGCGGAAGGCCCGCCCGATGTGCCCGGCCTCACTTACGCCCAGATGGTGACGCCCGCCGGGCTCAAGACGATCGCCACCTATGCGCAGGCGGTCGGCGCCGAAAAGCCGCTGATCGTGCCGCGCGATGCCGAGGGCCGCTCGCTGCCGCCGACGACGCTGATCGCCGATGCCCATGCGGCCGGGCTGATCGTCCATGCCTGGACCTTCCGCTCCGAAAATTACTTCCTGCCGCTCGAACTGCGCAAGGGCGCGTCCCCCGCCGATCATGGCGATGCGGCCGCCGAATATAAGATGTTCTACGATCTCGGCGTCGACGGCCTGTTCAGCGAATTCCCGGCCGAGGCGGTGGCGGCGCTCCCGCGCTGA
- a CDS encoding TonB-dependent siderophore receptor has product MTISDRRRSSASRQTQGFLALSCVGSIGLAAPLLAQAAPPATPEKGTELEGVTVTDTAITEGSYKTESASNPKYTAPLINTPRTVTVIPAQVIHDTASATLQEALRTVPGITMGAGEGGNPLGDRPFIRGFDSQASTYLDGVRDIGAQTREVFAVEQIEVVKGADSVVGGRGSAGGSLNLVSKMPTATRSASASLTGGNANYKRITVDVNQPLNDFVGVRIAGMWHDQDVAGRDAIWQKRWGVEPSVKLGLNGPTSATLSFYHLETNELPDSGIPYLFTAANVPNGITETSPARNFTTIGGRQVSVPQGAFYGLKDRDFRKTNVNNATLRFEHDFGNNIKIRNTSRYGRSTQGYVWTQPDDQQGNVYGTNAASPATAGGYVWRRTNTRWSEAEGLINQSDVYGTFETAGIKHSFTASAEISYEKAQNGTYVADAGTGAVIASGSTSTPRCTPAMIARYNCTTIDTPNPSDPWVSYATDTTTGLASIQRSLPQTWTITDTSTKAASFFDTVTFTDWLLLNIGGRYDHYKTSVSPGIAVTAAPSTARTTFGREDDLWTYQAGLIVKPTPDTSVYVSTSSSATPPGSFLAQGQDGNAIATTTQAATDALKVEKTKSYEVGAKANLFDGNLSLTGALFKTDTSNARTTVENGLVAYIGKRKIKGVEIGFNGNITPEWNIFGGYTYMDSKIADGGITTTTNTTTGAVAFAPSVNTGKQFPNTPKHSFTTFTNYKITPKFTLGGGAIYMAKVYGGYSDTRVLSNTGVLSITKPLARMVQAYWRFDANASYQLTDRIGLQLNVNNLTDKRYYDKAYAAHYANQAAGRTVLGTVNLRY; this is encoded by the coding sequence ATGACCATCTCCGACCGCCGCCGCTCCAGCGCATCGCGCCAGACGCAGGGCTTCCTCGCCCTCTCCTGCGTGGGCAGCATCGGCCTCGCGGCGCCTTTGCTGGCGCAGGCGGCGCCCCCCGCGACGCCGGAGAAGGGCACGGAACTGGAGGGCGTGACCGTCACCGATACGGCGATCACCGAGGGCAGCTACAAGACGGAGAGCGCCAGCAACCCCAAATATACCGCGCCGCTGATCAACACGCCGCGCACCGTCACCGTGATCCCCGCGCAGGTGATCCATGACACCGCCTCGGCCACGCTGCAGGAAGCGCTCCGCACCGTGCCCGGCATCACGATGGGCGCGGGCGAAGGCGGCAATCCGCTGGGTGACCGCCCGTTCATCCGTGGCTTTGACAGCCAGGCCAGCACCTATCTGGATGGCGTGCGCGACATCGGCGCGCAGACCCGCGAAGTGTTCGCGGTCGAGCAGATCGAGGTGGTGAAGGGCGCGGACAGCGTGGTCGGCGGGCGCGGCAGCGCCGGCGGCTCGCTGAACCTCGTCAGCAAGATGCCGACCGCGACGCGCTCCGCGAGCGCCTCGCTCACCGGCGGCAATGCCAATTACAAGCGCATCACGGTCGACGTGAACCAGCCGCTCAACGATTTCGTCGGCGTCCGCATCGCGGGCATGTGGCATGATCAGGACGTCGCCGGCCGCGACGCCATCTGGCAGAAGCGCTGGGGCGTCGAGCCTTCGGTGAAGCTGGGCCTGAACGGGCCGACCAGCGCGACCCTCTCTTTCTATCATCTCGAGACGAACGAACTGCCGGACTCCGGCATCCCCTATCTCTTCACCGCCGCCAACGTTCCGAACGGGATCACCGAAACGAGCCCGGCACGGAACTTCACCACGATCGGCGGCCGCCAGGTGAGCGTGCCGCAGGGCGCCTTTTACGGCCTGAAGGATCGCGATTTCCGCAAGACCAACGTGAACAACGCGACGCTGCGGTTCGAGCATGACTTCGGCAACAACATCAAGATCCGCAACACCTCGCGCTACGGCCGCAGCACGCAGGGCTATGTCTGGACCCAGCCGGACGACCAGCAGGGCAACGTCTATGGCACCAATGCGGCATCGCCGGCGACGGCGGGCGGCTATGTGTGGCGCCGCACGAACACGCGCTGGAGCGAGGCCGAAGGCCTGATCAACCAGAGCGACGTCTATGGCACGTTCGAGACGGCCGGCATCAAGCACAGCTTCACCGCATCGGCCGAGATCAGCTACGAAAAGGCGCAGAACGGCACCTATGTGGCGGACGCCGGCACCGGCGCCGTGATCGCCAGCGGCTCCACGAGCACCCCGCGCTGCACCCCGGCGATGATCGCGCGCTACAATTGCACCACGATCGATACGCCCAATCCGTCCGATCCGTGGGTCAGCTACGCCACGGACACGACCACCGGCCTCGCCTCGATCCAGCGCAGCCTGCCGCAAACCTGGACGATCACCGACACCAGCACGAAGGCCGCGTCCTTCTTCGACACGGTGACCTTCACCGATTGGCTGCTGCTGAACATCGGCGGCCGCTACGATCACTACAAGACGAGCGTGAGCCCCGGCATCGCGGTGACGGCAGCGCCCAGCACGGCACGCACCACGTTCGGCCGCGAGGACGATCTGTGGACCTATCAGGCCGGCCTGATCGTAAAGCCGACGCCCGATACGAGCGTCTATGTCTCGACCTCCAGCTCCGCCACGCCGCCGGGTTCGTTCCTCGCGCAGGGCCAGGACGGCAACGCGATCGCCACCACCACGCAGGCCGCGACCGATGCGCTGAAGGTGGAGAAGACCAAGTCCTATGAGGTCGGCGCCAAGGCCAATCTGTTCGACGGCAATCTCTCGCTGACCGGCGCCCTGTTCAAGACCGACACCAGCAACGCCCGCACCACCGTCGAGAACGGCCTCGTCGCCTATATCGGCAAGCGCAAGATCAAGGGCGTCGAGATCGGCTTCAACGGCAACATCACGCCCGAGTGGAACATCTTCGGCGGCTACACCTACATGGACTCGAAGATCGCGGATGGCGGCATCACCACCACCACGAACACCACCACCGGCGCCGTCGCCTTCGCGCCCTCGGTGAACACCGGCAAGCAGTTCCCGAACACCCCGAAGCACAGCTTCACGACCTTCACCAACTACAAGATCACGCCCAAGTTCACGCTGGGCGGCGGTGCGATCTATATGGCGAAGGTCTATGGCGGCTATTCGGACACGCGCGTCCTGTCGAATACCGGCGTGCTGTCGATCACCAAGCCGCTCGCCCGCATGGTGCAGGCCTATTGGCGCTTCGATGCCAACGCCAGCTATCAGCTGACCGACCGGATCGGCCTGCAGCTGAACGTGAACAACCTCACCGACAAGCGCTATTACGACAAGGCCTATGCCGCCCATTACGCCAATCAGGCGGCGGGCCGCACCGTGCTCGGCACGGTCAACCTGCGCTACTGA
- a CDS encoding TonB-dependent receptor, with amino-acid sequence MSIVRTSLFALMVGCAAGAHAATPADAPAADVAAPAAEEGDAGAILVTAKATRSATAIPSAEIQKILPGISPLKAIQTLPGVLYITADPWGYNEQNAQIFIHGFAANQLGYTMDGIPLGDQSYGNYNGLSPQRAVISENVGRVVVATGAGDLATASNSNLGGTVETFSSNPQDEFGVQAAQTLGSYSTSRTYARIDSGNFGGGNKAYISASRQHARAWDFNGKQGGYQANAKFVHDDSWGKLTAYFDYNDMTQPNEDATVFFKPSAGGTATAVQLYTPYSKPFFYPNFAAYQSPYLSAAGNSPAAEGSNYRNYYSDAQRTDYLGYVRLDTKLADNISWSTTGYYHHNDGAGVVAGPLGQSITTAQPYLDPAYATLPSNCRFAANANGVRPAACTALTAAQATAAGAALVAATGGSGLITRTTEYRIDREGVISAMNVDLGRHKIEFGGWFEHNSTTQWRRWYAVPVNNLSLSTPYVRPRDVMTPLFTQYQGDASINQLQLHLQDSWQVFDKLLFQAGFKTSAQWADGKYPVQPVVGSLGGTTALPQGKINTLKWFLPAVGASYDFNGHEQLYFNVQKNLRQYSAYLAGGGGPWFTGSQAAFDAFADQGKPESSWTYEVGVRTNRTFDNGISLNAQVNYYHVDFSNRLLAIPTNPGGIAGSGITGGTSTLVNVGDVKTDGVDAAFTVRVGSHFSLYNAVSYNLSKYQSDYTSTASGIGAASDTCIGGFLVTGGIVPTCGKQLPGTPKWMNKTVATVSAGIFELQGIGDFVGRRFSTYSNDASVPSYFMISGRIGARLPEGTLPLKKMELSLNVTNLTKKKGWSTVSVGSATNSWSAYPIAPRQWFVTLSAAY; translated from the coding sequence ATGTCGATCGTTCGAACTTCGCTTTTCGCGTTGATGGTAGGGTGCGCCGCGGGCGCCCATGCGGCAACCCCGGCGGATGCGCCTGCGGCCGATGTGGCGGCTCCGGCCGCCGAAGAAGGCGATGCGGGCGCGATCCTCGTCACCGCCAAGGCGACCCGCTCCGCGACCGCGATCCCGTCGGCCGAGATCCAGAAGATCCTGCCCGGCATCTCGCCGCTGAAAGCGATCCAGACGCTGCCGGGCGTGCTCTACATCACGGCCGATCCGTGGGGCTATAACGAGCAGAACGCGCAGATCTTCATCCATGGTTTCGCCGCCAACCAGCTCGGCTACACGATGGACGGCATTCCGCTGGGCGACCAGAGCTACGGCAATTATAACGGCCTCTCGCCGCAGCGCGCCGTGATCTCGGAAAATGTCGGCCGCGTCGTGGTGGCGACGGGCGCGGGCGATCTGGCGACCGCCTCGAACAGCAATCTGGGTGGTACGGTCGAAACCTTCTCGTCCAACCCGCAGGACGAATTCGGCGTGCAGGCCGCGCAGACGCTGGGCAGCTACAGCACGTCCCGCACCTATGCCCGCATCGACAGCGGCAATTTCGGCGGCGGCAACAAGGCCTATATCTCGGCCTCGCGCCAGCATGCCCGTGCGTGGGACTTCAACGGCAAGCAGGGCGGCTATCAGGCCAACGCAAAGTTCGTCCACGACGACAGCTGGGGCAAGCTGACGGCCTATTTCGACTATAACGACATGACCCAGCCGAACGAGGACGCGACCGTCTTCTTCAAGCCTTCGGCCGGCGGCACGGCGACGGCGGTTCAGCTCTACACGCCCTACAGCAAGCCCTTCTTCTACCCGAATTTCGCAGCCTATCAGTCGCCTTATCTGAGCGCGGCGGGCAATTCGCCCGCAGCGGAAGGCAGCAATTACCGCAACTATTATTCGGACGCGCAGCGCACCGATTATCTCGGTTACGTCCGCCTCGACACCAAGCTGGCCGACAATATCAGCTGGTCCACCACCGGCTACTATCACCACAATGATGGCGCCGGCGTCGTCGCGGGGCCGCTCGGCCAGTCGATCACGACCGCCCAGCCCTATCTCGATCCGGCCTATGCGACGCTGCCGAGCAATTGCCGCTTCGCGGCCAATGCGAACGGCGTGCGCCCGGCCGCCTGCACCGCGCTCACGGCGGCCCAGGCGACGGCGGCGGGCGCCGCGCTGGTCGCTGCGACCGGCGGATCGGGCCTGATCACGCGCACCACCGAATATCGCATCGATCGCGAGGGCGTGATCTCCGCGATGAATGTCGATCTGGGGCGGCACAAGATCGAGTTCGGCGGCTGGTTCGAGCATAACAGCACGACCCAGTGGCGCCGTTGGTATGCCGTGCCCGTCAACAATCTGAGCCTGAGCACGCCCTACGTCCGCCCGCGCGACGTGATGACGCCGCTGTTCACGCAATATCAGGGCGATGCCAGCATCAACCAGCTGCAGCTCCACCTGCAGGACAGCTGGCAGGTGTTCGACAAGCTGCTGTTCCAAGCGGGCTTCAAGACCAGCGCGCAGTGGGCGGACGGCAAATATCCGGTCCAGCCCGTGGTCGGCTCGCTCGGCGGCACGACCGCGCTGCCGCAGGGCAAGATCAACACGCTGAAGTGGTTCCTGCCCGCCGTCGGCGCGAGCTACGACTTCAACGGGCATGAGCAGCTCTATTTCAACGTCCAGAAGAATCTGCGCCAGTACTCGGCCTATCTGGCGGGTGGTGGCGGCCCCTGGTTCACGGGCAGCCAGGCGGCGTTCGATGCGTTTGCCGATCAGGGCAAGCCGGAGAGCAGCTGGACCTATGAAGTGGGCGTCCGCACCAACCGCACGTTCGACAACGGCATCTCGCTGAACGCGCAGGTCAATTACTATCATGTCGACTTCAGCAACCGCCTGCTCGCCATTCCGACCAATCCGGGCGGCATTGCCGGCAGCGGCATCACCGGCGGCACTTCGACGCTGGTGAACGTGGGCGACGTGAAGACGGACGGCGTGGATGCGGCCTTCACGGTGCGCGTCGGCAGCCACTTCTCGCTGTACAATGCGGTCTCGTACAATCTCTCCAAATATCAGAGCGATTATACGTCGACGGCGAGCGGCATCGGCGCGGCCAGCGACACCTGCATCGGCGGCTTCCTCGTCACGGGCGGCATCGTGCCGACCTGCGGCAAGCAGCTTCCGGGCACGCCGAAGTGGATGAACAAGACGGTCGCGACCGTCTCGGCCGGCATCTTCGAGCTGCAAGGCATCGGCGATTTCGTGGGCCGCCGCTTCAGCACCTATTCGAACGATGCGAGCGTGCCGTCCTACTTCATGATCTCGGGCCGGATCGGCGCGCGCCTGCCGGAGGGCACGCTGCCGCTGAAGAAGATGGAGCTGTCGCTCAACGTGACGAACCTGACGAAGAAGAAGGGCTGGTCGACCGTGTCGGTCGGTTCGGCCACGAACAGCTGGTCGGCCTATCCGATCGCACCGCGCCAGTGGTTCGTGACGCTCTCGGCTGCCTACTGA